GCGCGTACGTGCCCTCGCGGTAGTACACGGCGTCATGCACGCGGCTACCCGGCTGAACGGCGTTCTCGAAGGCCCGGCCGATCTCCACGCCCTTCATCGCCTGCACGCTCAGGGCCGCCTGCGCGATCTTCCCGTCCAGCTTGCGGTCGTAATGCACGAACGACCCCAGGCCCACCGGCAGGCCCCGGAAGCGCACCTCCAGGATGCCGCCCAGCGTGTCCCCGTCCTTCTTCGCCTGATCGATCCGCTCCCTCATCTGCGCCGCGGCGTCCTCGTCCGGGGTGCGCAGGTCGCTGTTCTCGATGGCGTCCAGCGCGTCCCAGCTGAACGGCACTGTCGTCTCGATCCCCGCGAGGCTCGACACGTAGTTCGCGCCCTCCACGCCCAGCTCGGACAGCAGTTTCAGCGCGATACTCCCGACCGCCACGCGCGCCGCCGTCTCCCGCGCCGAGGCGCGCTCCAGCACGTCCCGCAGGTCCTTGTGGCGGTACTTCACGCCGCCCGTCAGGTCCGCGTGACCGGGCCGCGCGTCCGTCAGGGCCTTCTTGCGCGGCTCGCCGCCCGGCTCGGGCGACATGATCTCCGTCCAGTTCCGGTGATCCTTGTTCGCGATCGCCAGCGTGACCGGCGCGCCCGTCGTCCGCCCAGCCCGCACCCCGGAGAGGATCTCGGCCTCGTCCGTCTCGATCACCATGCGCCGCCCACGCCCATACCCACCCTGACGCCGGCGCAGCCACGGGTCGATGTCCCCCTTGCCGAGCGGCAGCTGGGAGGGCAGACCCTCGATGATGGCCGTCAGTTGCGGCCCGTGCGATTCGCCAGCGGTCAGGTACCTCATGCCACACGACTGTAGCGCCATCCCGCTGCCCGCCGCGCGCCCCTGCACAAACAAAGCGCGCCCCCGTGAAGGAGGCGCGCCGGGAAGACCCGCGTTACTGGACGATGTTCCCGGTGATGACCACCAGCAGCTGCGTCTGCTGCTTGGTCGTGCTCTGCGAACCGAACAGCGCCCCGACCACCGGGATGCTCGACAGGAACGGCACGCCGGCATTCGTGGTGGATTCCTTGGTGGCCAGCAGCCCGCTGAGCAGCAGCGTCTGCCCGTTCTTGAACGTCAGGGTCGTCTGCGCCTCGCTGTTCGTGAACTGCAGGATGTTCGGCAGCGTCGAGGCGTTGATGGCCGTCTGGAGGGCATTCACCTGCCCACGCACGCGCAGCGTGATCGTGCCGTCCGGGGCCACCTGCGGGCTGTAGAAATCCAGGTTCACGCCGTAATCGATCTGCTTCTGAATGGCCTGCACGTTCGCCGCTGCCGAGGGAATGTTCACTTCCAGGCGACCGCCGCTCTTGATGCTGGCCGCTGCCGTGCTCGACGCGTTCTGCGTGTCGCCCGACGCACCCAGCGAGCGCTGACCGCTCTGCATGGTGATGCTGCCGTCGTACACGCTCTTGCTGAGCCCCTGGTTCTGCAGGGTGTTCAGCGTGGCGCCGAGGTTGAAGCCCACGAGGCTCTGCGTCGGGTCAAAGGACAGGGCCAGGCCACTGGCGGCGCCCGTGGAGACGTTGAAGCCGCCGAAGCCTGCTTTCAGGTTCACGCCCAGACTGCGCGCGGCCGTCTCGGTGATCTCCTGAATGCGGACCTGCACGTTGATCTGCGGCACCTTCTGGTCCAGCTGCGGAATGAGTTCGGACACCTGGGCCACCTGACCGGCCGTGCCGCGCACGATCAGGGTGTTCGTCCGCTTGTCCGCGATAATGGTGACGGCGTTGGCGGTCGGCGTCGCGGCGGCGGCCGTGGTCGTCGGGATGGCCGGCGTCGCCGTGCCA
The Deinococcus sedimenti DNA segment above includes these coding regions:
- the aroC gene encoding chorismate synthase, whose translation is MRYLTAGESHGPQLTAIIEGLPSQLPLGKGDIDPWLRRRQGGYGRGRRMVIETDEAEILSGVRAGRTTGAPVTLAIANKDHRNWTEIMSPEPGGEPRKKALTDARPGHADLTGGVKYRHKDLRDVLERASARETAARVAVGSIALKLLSELGVEGANYVSSLAGIETTVPFSWDALDAIENSDLRTPDEDAAAQMRERIDQAKKDGDTLGGILEVRFRGLPVGLGSFVHYDRKLDGKIAQAALSVQAMKGVEIGRAFENAVQPGSRVHDAVYYREGTYARDTNGAGGLEAGMTNGEELIVRVAMKPIATLMKPLPTVNVVTHEASDAARERSDTTAVPAAGVILQCVIGWVLAEAMLEKFGGDTLPELQERVAAARAFAQSY